In Piscinibacter sp. HJYY11, one genomic interval encodes:
- the rpoS gene encoding RNA polymerase sigma factor RpoS produces MPPSLQSVLQTHGEDLDADEPVPVAAVEITAGEGEVGNTLQAYLREIRRAPLFTPQEEFETATRARAGDFAARQQMIERNLRLVVSIAKNYLGRGLPMTDLIEEGNLGLMHAIGKFEPERGFRFSTYSSWWIRQSIERAIMHQARLVRLPVHVVRELNQVLKARRALEAATPGVDGEQQVRVEDIAQRIGRPVQVVVELLKFAETPTSLDAPLDHDGTESMLDSVADDGAGDPVNLTLHNEVEVLLQHGLEELSEREREVLAGRYGLHDREPETLEVLAERLGLTRERIRQIQQEALIKLKRRMTRSGVNRESLF; encoded by the coding sequence ATGCCGCCGTCGCTGCAGTCCGTCTTGCAGACGCACGGCGAAGACCTCGATGCCGATGAGCCCGTGCCCGTGGCGGCTGTGGAAATCACGGCCGGCGAAGGCGAGGTCGGCAACACCCTGCAGGCCTATCTGCGCGAGATCCGGCGAGCGCCACTTTTCACGCCGCAGGAAGAGTTCGAGACGGCCACCCGCGCGCGCGCCGGTGATTTCGCAGCGCGTCAGCAGATGATCGAACGCAACCTGCGCCTCGTCGTCAGCATCGCGAAGAACTACCTCGGCCGCGGCCTGCCGATGACCGACCTGATCGAGGAGGGCAACCTCGGGCTCATGCATGCCATCGGGAAGTTCGAGCCGGAGCGCGGGTTTCGCTTCTCGACCTATTCCTCGTGGTGGATCCGCCAGAGCATCGAGCGCGCGATCATGCACCAGGCACGGCTGGTGAGGCTGCCGGTGCACGTGGTGCGTGAACTCAACCAGGTGCTCAAGGCCCGGCGCGCGCTGGAGGCGGCCACACCGGGGGTCGATGGCGAGCAGCAGGTGCGGGTGGAAGACATCGCGCAGCGCATCGGCCGGCCGGTGCAGGTGGTGGTCGAACTGCTGAAGTTCGCCGAGACCCCGACCTCCCTCGATGCACCGCTCGACCACGACGGCACCGAATCCATGCTGGACAGCGTGGCCGACGATGGCGCTGGCGATCCGGTCAACCTCACCTTGCACAACGAAGTCGAAGTGCTGCTCCAGCATGGACTGGAAGAGCTGAGCGAGCGTGAGCGCGAGGTGCTTGCAGGCCGTTATGGCCTGCACGACCGCGAACCCGAGACGCTGGAGGTGCTGGCCGAGCGGCTCGGGCTCACCCGCGAGCGCATCCGCCAGATCCAGCAGGAAGCACTCATCAAGCTCAAGCGCCGCATGACGCGCAGCGGCGTCAACCGCGAATCGCTTTTCTGA